The genomic DNA tttttcgGTCCTTTGAaaccattttattatttgatattattatcttcatgagtttttatgagaaataaaaatagctttaatcattttggtttataacGGTTTGGACATTAATATTGTTTACAAACAATCTTTATTATTCAgttatgatttattattaatatttattaccGTTGGGTATTAAAATAGTTTTATGGAAAATAAAATcactttaatttagttttctattGTTTGACCGTTGCTTGGAAAAATGGTGTTGACCTAGCTTTTATggcatttatgtttattatgaCCGTTGGTCATAACAttggttttatgttttgtttatataaGGCACAACTGTActtatgcatatatatatatatatatatattgagttctctaaagattttttttttttgatatattatatattactttCTCTGGTTAAACCCTTTGGTTTTCTAAGCTAGAAAGCTATATGttatattattagttttttctacaaaataatattccGAAATCCCTCATCTACTTTGataattgggttgttctattactcttcgttatttggaagtgcgtccttaacgaaggtagacgctatagtctaatcctgggaggttgcgtgtcaaaggatccgatcgcaccgagttatacactccgggaggcacgaatcaacctttaaggacaacgctcttgcgtgattctatagcattgtgagatctttccatactctattttcatctcttgtattttatttattttattgtcaatattcatattgtaattattttatatcaatgagaatttgtgcaccatccaaaattatttccaacaggAGAAATATCCACTCATCtctaataaattcaaaatcatgTAAAAAGAACCATCAAATTTGTGCACAATTGGAGAAAGCGAAGCTgaggaaaacagagaaaacagcGATGGAGAAAACGAAGGGGTCTTTTGATGTACTTACGATTGATCACCAGGTGGCTTATCCTCTGCATTTGAAAATCTAATGCCCAAGGTGGCAGAATGCCTCTTTCATTCCAAGTTTCCATCACCATCATCACGGGGTCTCCTTTTCCGTTGAATTCCATCTATTAAATCAATCGCATTCTCGCTACACATACGTACCAGATGGAATCCGCAACTTTTCAAGCGCACTCGCTCTGCAACTTCAAATTTAACTCGCACATGATCAACACTTCCAAGcttaaaagaatattttggaACACGGAAATGCAGCCATACAGCCGATCTAAACATCGGTGCAGAATGACGATAGCTTTCTACACCACGAGTGATGATGTAAACACTAATTTCATGTGAaacatcatcatcttcttctacaTCCTCTACTCCAACAACAGCAGAGTAAGCAATTATTGTGAACTCCCCAAACATATCTGCAGCCTCATCAATATCTATTTCACATGAATTACTATTTGAAGCCTTTTTATAATAGTTGAACCAATCTGGAATCTTATTTCCCGAAGCTAAACAGTTAAAGTAACGATACCGAAGAGGTCCCTGTTACACGAATATGACAAATTTTCAGTGATACAATCTACAAATCAAGCCACACAGACTTGtatacgagagagagagagagagcatataTCAATCCATCAAGGAAAGAAGTTACCCTCAATGGCTGAGCTATTGCCACAGTTTGCACATTCTGATAGGTTGCAGAAGAAGCACCACTGCCCACTGGGCCTCGTGCCGAACAAGTTGTTTCATACCATACAAACTCTGGTAACCACCATGTATTAAATAATTCAGATGTTTGTGCTTCTCCGAAAAATGTTTCCAACGACATGCACCCCTCTGCACAcaagtattttatatttggtgGAAGTCTTAGAATTTTTCGAAGTTGCTTGCAATTATCCACATTAAGTCTCCACAAGCAAACAAATCTTTCGATGCATGCAGGGATGGTAACAATAGCATTCCCTGATAGATTTAAGTATCTCAATGTGGAGGAGCAATTAAATAGCCTAAATAAATTTGATTCTAATAGGACACAATTGGGTAGAGACAACTCTTTTAGTGCCGGAAAGTAGTTAAGCCTTGAGCAACCTTCAACGAAAAgatattttaaagattttaacTTGAGGCTTCTCGGAATATTGCTAAGGTTATAGCATTCACCAAGACTCAAAGAAACTAGCTTATCAAGAAATCCAACAGAATGATGAATTTCAACTAAATTTGTACAACCATCAAGCCTCAAATCCACTAAATTTGGAATCCTTGAAACATCCGGGAATATTTTTAGGAATTCACAATAAGAGAAATCCATAATTGTcatgctttgaaaattctgtaaaaaaaaaaaaaaaaaaaaggaaataaattaatttgaaggaaatttacaACAGAATTTAAatgaagaaattttaaaatcaaaggaAATTATGTCAAGACACCGTCATGCTTTCACACTTTTTAACATTGAAACCCCTATTTCaagtttgataaattttttactttcaaatatttgtaaatCAATAACTTTGCAAGTGTTTTCATCAAAtagataacaaaaattatatgaaaatacaCTTATTCCTTtcatacgaaaaaaaaaaaaatacaaaaaaaaaaaaagaaagaaaaaagtgcgGTTGGCCGTGGTTGGGAGAAAGCACCTAGTCTTGGCCATGGCATGCGACCTGGCTGAGGCTTTGGCATCCAGCCCTAGTTGTGGCATGTGGCGATGGTTGGGTCCTGGCACAAAGCCCAGCCCTGGCTGGATATATAGGGTGCTGTCACCCGGCCACAAccaaccactttttttttattttttatttttaaaactgtGTTAGAGGCGTAAATGTATTTTAATACCATTTATGTTATCtattttacgaaaaaaaaaaaaaa from Corylus avellana chromosome ca6, CavTom2PMs-1.0 includes the following:
- the LOC132184797 gene encoding uncharacterized protein LOC132184797, which gives rise to MSLETFFGEAQTSELFNTWWLPEFVWYETTCSARGPVGSGASSATYQNVQTVAIAQPLRGPLRYRYFNCLASGNKIPDWFNYYKKASNSNSCEIDIDEAADMFGEFTIIAYSAVVGVEDVEEDDDVSHEISVYIITRGVESYRHSAPMFRSAVWLHFRVPKYSFKLGSVDHVRVKFEVAERVRLKSCGFHLVRMCSENAIDLIDGIQRKRRPRDDGDGNLE